Part of the Mycolicibacterium mengxianglii genome is shown below.
CGGCGTGACCGCATACGCGTGTGTCTGGTATTTCCGCAGGACGCTGTTCGAGTCCGCCCGCAACCTGTTCTTTCGCGGCATCTTCCCGCTGCTGGGTGCGCTGGCGATGACCTGGGCCTTCATCCAGAGCGCGGTGGACATGATCGCGCCCGATTACGGGTACACCGCGTTCGGGCCGGTGGGCGGGGTGTTCGTGCTGGGAGTTGGCATGCTGGTGCTCGGCATCCCGCTGATGTTGGCCTGCTTCGCGTTCGGCACCAAGCGCTTCTTCCGCGGCGAAACACTCACCGCAACAACCGAAGTAAAGGTTCCAGACGTATTGTGAATTGAAAGTGCGGGGACAGCTTTGCATTTGACAGTCGGCTACCTGGCGACCCCCACCGGCGACGACGGTGTCGCGCTGGCGGCGGCGCTGGCCAAGACGTTCGATGCCGCGGTGGACGTGGTGCTGATCGTGCGCGAAGAGCTGCCCGACGGCCACCCGGGGCGGGCCGAGTACCAGGAGCTGCTGCTCGCCAAGGGCGAGGGCTGGGTCGCCGGCGCCAGGGCCAGGTTGGCCGATGCGGGCGTGCCGGCGAACTCGACGGTGCTGGTCGGTGAGTCCTTCGCCGAGTCACTGATCGGCTTCGCCGAGAGCAAGGCCTCCGATCTGATCGTGGTGGGTGGCGCCAAAGACGGCTTCTTCGGCGGGCACACCATCGGCCCGGTGGCCGGTGCACTGCTGCACTGCTCCCCCATTCCGGTGGCCCTGGCCCCGCGCGGTTACGCCGATGATCCGCCGGTGGCGATCACCGAGGTCACCGTCGCCGTCCCCACCACCGACCGGACCGACAACCCGCTGCCGATCGCACTCGGCTTGGCCGGTGCCGCCGCGTTGCCGATCCGGATGATGTCGCTGGTGACGCTCGAGAACACCGGCCAGGAGATGTCGACCAACGAGATGCGACGGGCACAGATCGCCGCCGCCGAGCAGAACCTGCTGCTGGCCGCGCGGTCTGCGCCGGAGGCCCCTGACATCCAGTCGCTGGTCGCCGAGGGATCCACCCTGGAGTCGGCGCTGAAGAAGTTGAAGTGGGGCCCTGGCGATCTGCTGGTGGTCGGCTCCAGCCGGTTCGCGGCACCACGCCGGGTGTTCCTGGGGTCGACGGCGGCGCGCATCCTGGCCGGCGTCGACGTGCCGGTGATCGTGGTGACAAAAAGCTAGCGCGGTTGCGAGTGTAGGGCGGTCACCGCGGTGGTGCGCGCGGCCGAACGCATCGTTGTAGCGATCTACAGTCCGCCGCGCCCACCACTGTGTGGCGCGCCTGCATTCCTCGTTCGACTGCGCCCTCCGTCACTCCCATCCGCATACTCGGTGTGTCACGGGGGTGTCGAAAGGAAGGCCAGTTCGTGTCCGGTAGTGAATCGCGCTCGGCACCAACAGAATTAAAGCGGGAATTTTCGCTGTGGTCGGCGTTCGCATTTGCGTTCGCATTCATCTCGCCGATCGTGGCGATGTACGGCATCTACGGGCTGTCGCTGTCGACCGCCGGCCCCGGTTTCTGGTGGACGTTCCTGATCGTCGGCGTCGGCCAGTTCATCGTCGCCCTGGCGTTCGCCGAACTCGTCTCGCGTTGGCCGCTCGAAGGCTCCATCTATCAATGGACCAAGAAGCTCGCAGGTGACGTTGTCGGCTGGTTCGCCGGATGGGTCTACATGTGGGCGCTGGTCATCATCATGGCGACCGTGGCCTACGGCGGCGCCGGCTTCCTGGCCCAGTTCATCGGCATCAACGCTCCGACCGCGGCCCAGCAGAGTGGCATCGCGCTGGGGATCCTGATCGCCGGGTCTGTCGTCAACGTCCTGGGCCGCACCTTCCTCAAGATCTTGATGGCCGGCAGCATCATCGCCGAGATCGTCGCCTCGATCGGCCTCGGCACCTACCTGCTGATCTTCCACCGCCACAACAGCTTCGACGCCGTGTTGTCCGGACCTGACCTGGTCAGCGGATGGTCCTGGGCCTACATGTCAGGGCCGTTCCTGGCGGCGTTGGCATTCACCGCATGGTCGATCCTCGGCTTCGAAAGCGCCAGCGCGATCGCCGAAGAGGTCCAAGACCCGCAGCGCAACGTGCCCAAGGCCATGCTGTGCGCCGTCGGCTTCATCGCCGTGGTCATCGCCTACGCCTCCCTGGCCGTCACCCTGGCCGTACCGGACTTCGACGTCATCACCTCCGGTGAGGTGGCCGACCCGGTGTATTACGTCCTGGAGAGTGCGCTCGGAAGTGCCGCCGTCAAACCCATCCTGTTCCTGTTCGTGATCGGCTTCCTGGCCAGCTTCCTGGCACTGCAGGCTTCCGGCTCGCGGGTCATCTGGTCGTATGCCCGTGACAATGTGCTGCCCGGTTCGAAAACGCTGGTGCGGCTGTCCAAGGCCGAGGCCCAGCCGGTGCCGGCGATCCTGGTGACCGCGGTGATCGGAGCGCTGGTCTACCTGATCTCCAGCACCGACGTGTACTCGGTGCTGGTCACCTTCACCGCAGGCGGCTACTACCTGGCGTTCCTGTTCCCGCTCGTCACCGGTCTCGTTGCGCGCCTTCGGGGTCGCTGGGAGCCCGGCCCATGGAATCTCGGCAAGTTCAGCACGCCGGTGACGGTGCTCGCAGTGCTGTGGGCAGGCTTCGCGTTCCTCAACATCGTCTGGCCGCGCTATGTGTCGGAGTCCTGGTACATCAACTGGGCGTTCTTCGTTGCGATGGGCGCGATCCTGGTCCTTGGTGCAGTGATCCGCCGCTCCGGCAAGGGGACTCCGCCCACCGGGCAGGCCCCGCACGACTCCTCGGCCATCAAGGAGCCTGCGTGACCATGCCTGTCGCAGTGGTGACCGGGGCGGGCAGCGGCATCGGAGCCGCCATCGCCGCCCTGCTCAAACAGCGAGGCTGGGTCGTCGCCTCGATATCGCGGGAGCCGGCTCCGCAGACCGATCTGTGGCTGACCGCCGACGTCTCCGACGAAGCAGCGGTCGAGGAGGCGGTGTCGCGGATCATCAACACCTACAGCCGAATCAACGCCGCGGTGATCTGTGCCGGCCACTATGAGGAAACCCCGGCTCTCGAGATCGACCAGCAGTCCTGGACGCGGATGCTGCGGGTGCACGTCGGCGGTTTCGCACACGTATGCCGAGCTGTCCTGCCGGGCATGCGGGAACGCGGGGCGGGCCGGATCGTCGGCATCGCCTCAGAACGCGCCATCGGCGGCGGCGACAACGATGCCCACTACGCGTCGGCCAAGGGCGCGGCGCTGAGCCTGATGCGCAGCGTTGCCGCCGAGGTCGCCGGTGAGGGCATCGTGGTCAACGCCGTCGCACCCGGCCCCTGTGACACCCCCTTGTTGCCCGCCGACTCGTGGGAGCGCGCCGACGAATACGTCCAGGCGCTGCCTGCCGGACGCATAGCGTCCACCGACGAGGTGGCCGAACTGGTCAGGGCGCTGCTCGAAGAGGACCTGTTCCTCTGCGGAGAAGTGTTGTCCGTCAACAGCGGAACGGTGATCTGAGCATGGCGCAAACAACGTCACGTGTACTGGTGACCGGCACTGATACCGCGCTCGGGGCTGCAGTGCAGGCCCACTTCGACGCCTCGGGGGCTGCCACGGTGGGCTCGGTTGCCGGCCGTCCCGATACCGCGCAGCTCAAGGGGACCGCCCGTACCGTCTACGCCGATCCCGCCAATGGTGCCGAGATCCGCGACGCCGTCCACACCGCCGCCGCCGTGATGGGCGGTCTCGACACCTTGGTGGTGGCCCATCCCCTGCCGATGGTGCAGCCGTTCGGTGAGCAGACGATGGCCGACTTCTGGCACCACGTCGACAGCACGCTGACCGGCAGCTTCCTTTACGCCCAGGCTGCGGCCGAGGCGATGCGCGAAGCCGGCACGGGTGGCCGCATCGTGCTCACCACGTCGAAATGGCATGTCGGAGGCCAGAATTTGTCCGCAGTGGCCACCGCTGCGGGCGGCATCGTCGCATTGACCAAAACACTCACCCGCGACTTCGGCCGCTTCAGAATCGGCGTCAACGCCGTCGCTGTGGGCGCCGTGGACTCCGAATGGTCGGTCTGTGACGCCGTGACGGGCGGCGCACTCCCCCCTGTCGGGCGCGTCGGCACCGTCGAACAAGTCGCCCGCGTCATCGGCATCCTGTGCCAGCAGCGCCTCGGCGCGGCAGTGGGTCAGATCGTGAACGTGGACGGCGGGTTGTCCCGCAACCGCGTCTGAGAGAGGACATTTCAATGAGTACTGGCAACACAGTGAGTACCAGCAACGAGCGCGGCCCCATCGTCGGTGCGGTTGATCCCACCGTGCAACCGCGCTACGCCGGCTGGACCACCTTTGCGCGACTGCCCCGCCTGCAGGACGTGTCACACGCTGACGTCCTCGTGGTCGGTGTGCCGTTCGACAGCGCCGTGACCTACCGGCCGGGCGCCCGCTTCGGACCCAATGCCGTGCGGCAGGGATCCCGGCTGATTCGCGGTTACAACCCGGAACTGGACATCAAACCCTTCGAGGTGTGTCAGTACGCCGACGCCGGTGACATCGCCTGCAACCCGTTCGACATCGCTCAGGCCGTCGATCAGATCGCCGGAGAGCTCACCGGACTGCTGTCGGGCGGCCGTCGCGCGGTGGTTCTCGGCGGTGACCACTCGGTGGCGCTGCCGTCGCTGCGCGCCGCGCACTCGGTTCACGGTCCGATGGCTTTGGTGCACTTCGACGCCCACCTGGACACGTTCGAGGGAATGTACGGCGCCGACATCACCCACGGCACGCCGTTCCGCAAAGCCTTCGAAGAAGGACTGTTACGGGACAACAACATCCATGTCGGTGTGCGCGGATCCGTCTACGACAAACAGGATCTGGTCAACGACGCCGGTATGGGTTTCTCGATCATCACCTGCCGCGAAATCAGCAAGATCGGCTCGGACGGAATCATCGAACGGATCAAGGAACGCGTCGGTGACGCACCGGTGTACGTCTCGGTGGACATCGACGTCCTCGACCCGGCCCATGCGCCGGGCACGGGCACCCCGGAGGCCGGCGGAATGTCCAGCCGCGAACTGCTCGAGGTGATCCGCGGTCTCGACGACGTGAATCTGGTGGGGGCTGACGTCGTGGAGGTGTCCCCCGCCTACGACCACGCCGAGATCACCGCCGTCGCAGCGGCGAACGTCACATGGGAACTGTTGTCCGTGTTCGGTAGAAAGGCCTGACGATGACCGAACTGACAGCCGCGGCTCCGGTGCAGTGGCCCCATGGCAAGAAGTGCGCCGTCGCCTTCACCTTCGACGTCGACGGCGAATCACCGCTGCTGACCACCGACGCGGCCTACGCCGACCGGATGGGGACGATGTCCCATCAGGCGTACGGACCGCTGGTGGGTGTGCCCCGCCTGCTGGACATTCTCGGCGAGTTCGACGTTCCCGGAACCTTTTTCGTCCCGGGCTACACCGCGCACCGCCATCCGCGTCCGATCCGGTCGATCGCCGAGTCCGGACACGAGATCGCCCACCACGGCTATCTGCACGAATCTCTGGTCGGCGCGACCGAGGACACCGAACGCGCGATCCTGCAGGCAGGTCTGGATGCGCTGCACGAGGTGGCCGGCGTGAGACCGACGGGCTATCGGGCGCCGATGTGGGAGATGAACTGGCACACCCCGAAACTGCTCGCCGAGTTCGGATTCACCTATGACTCGACATTGATGGATTCCGACCATCCCTATGAACTCGCCGTCGGCGCATCGGACTCACTGGTGGAGCTGCCGGTGAGCTGGGCGCTCGACGACTGGCAGCAGTACTGCTTCATACCCGACTTCTCGGGCACCGGGCTGATCGAGACCCCCGCGAAGGCCATCGAACTGTGGCGGGCGGAGCTGGAGGCGATGCGCGACGTCGGCGGCGCGTGGATTCTGACCAATCATCCGTTCCTCAGTGGCCGCCCCGGCCGCGCTGCGGCGTTGCGCAATTTCATCGCCGAGGTCAAGGCGATGGACGATGTCTGGATCGCCAGCATGTCGCAGATCGCGGCGCATGTGCGGCAGCAGCAGCTCACGCCACGCACCTTGACACGACCCGAGTTCAGCCCCGTCCCGGTTAAGGAGAACTGAGCATGGCGCACGACGCATTCACCCCCGAGAAACTCCGTGAGGCGTATCAGCACGTCTGGTTCGTCGTGGCACGTTCCCAGGACATCGACACCCCGGTCCGGGCGCAGCTGCTCGATCAGAAGCTGGTGGTGTTCCGGGACGCGACGGGGACAGCCCGGGTGACCGACCAGCGCTGCATCCATCGCGGTGGCAACCTCGGCAACGGCAAGGTGGTCGGCGAGAACATCGAATGCCCCTACCACGGTTGGCAATTCAATGGTGGCGACGGTGAGTGCAAGGTCATCCCGTCACTGGCCGAAGGTGGCCGGATCCCGCCGAAGGCGAAGGTCAAGGCCTACCCGGTGATCGAGCGCTTCGAACACGTGTGGACCTGCCTCGGCGATCCCGTCTACGACCTGCCGAGTCCTCCCGAGATCGAACATCTCGAACTCGAGTGGCGTGCGGCCGAACCGATCCACGCCGACTGCGGATTCATGGCCGCCACCGAGAACTTCCGGGACATGGCCCACTTCCCGTTCGTGCACGAACCCTCCATGGGTGCTGTGGACCCCGTGGTCGGTGACCTCGACGTCCAGCGGGACGGGCGCGAAGTGAGCGCGTCGTACTTCTACCGGCAGGTCCAGGAGTCCGATTTCTCCGACGTCGGCGACGCCTGGATGCACTACCACTCGTATGCCCCCGGTATCGCCACGATCCTCTACGACTTCGGCGAGGACATCGGCAAGCGCTACCTGGTCGACTTCCCGTCACCGGTCAGCTACGACAAGTGCATCATCTTCTGGGGGTGGCCACCGATCGCAATTTCCGCGGCGGCACCGTCGACGAGATCCTCGCCATCGAGACCAAGGTCTTCAACGAGGACACCCCGGTGCTGGAAGGCCTTGAGCCCAAGGAAGTTCCGCTGGCCGGACAGGCGATCGAGGTCTCCGCTCCCGCCGACATCTACACGCTCAACTACCGGCGCGCCACCCAGCACGCAGTGCAGACCATCGCCGCGGCCCGGGGGCTGGTACCGAGCTCCAACGGCAACGGCCAGGTCCACGTGAGCACGCCGCAACCGTCCTGACCAGGAAGCCATGAAGCTACAAGTCCTCCAGATCCGGCTGGAAGCCGATCAGATCATCTCGATGACGCTGCGCGATCCACACGGGCAGCGGCTGCCGGAGTGGGCGCCCGGCGCCCACCTCGCGCTGACCCTGCCCAGTGGGCTGGTGAGGCAGTATTCGCTGTGTGGAGCGCTCGACGACCCGCACACCTACACCGTGGCGATCTTGAAGGTCGGCGACGGACGTGGGGGGTCCCGGGAAGTGCACGAGCAGTTGCGGGTGGGCGACCTGATCGAGGTCGCGCCACCGCGCAACAATTTTGCGCTGGAACCCGCACCGCACTACCTGTTCCTGGCCGGCGGCATCGGAATCACCCCCATCGTCGCCATGATGGATGCCCTTCGCGTCAGCCCGGCCGGCAGCTACCAACTGCTCTACGGGGCCCGAAACCGGGCGGCGATGGCGTTCACCGATCGGCTGGTCGCCACGGGAGCCAACACCGTGGAACTCGTCGCTCACGATGAAGCGGGCCTGCTGGACATCGCCGGGGCGATGGCCGCCAGCCCCCCGGGCACCCGCGTGTACTGCTGTGGGCCCCCGGCGATGCTGTCGGCGGTACAGGAGATCAGCGCCGGCTTCCCGGACCTGGTGGTGCACTTCGAACGGTTCGCCGCCGAACCGCAACAACAGCCGGTCGCGCCCGCAGCGGGCGGCCCCTTCACCGTCGAGCTGGCGCGCACCGGGGTGACGGTGACCGTCACCGAAGACCAGACGGTACTCGACGCCGTGCTGGCGGTGGCGCCAGAGACCCCCTATTCGTGTGAAAGCGGATTCTGCGGGACGTGTGAGACGAAGGTGCTCGCGGGTGAGGTCGATCACCGTGACACCCTGTTGACCGAGGCCGAGCAGGCGGCGAACGGCACGATGATGATCTGTGTTTCGCGCTCCAAGGACGGGACTAAACTGTCGCTTGACTTATGAGCGGCAGAACGTGCGGTACCCCAACCTCCCCGACACTCCGATGACACTCGTCGACCCCGTAGACCACTCGGTGATCGCAGCACCGCACGACGGCACGGTCAGCCTGGCGGAGCTGCTCGCCGAGGCGACGCTGCACGTCGACGTCCTGATCGAACCCGTCGACACCGCACGCGCCGTTCGCTACGTCTACCCCACCGAACTGGCAGACCCGTCGCCATACCTGCGCGGTGAAGAACTGGTGCTCAGTGTGGGCGTCCCGATAGCCGACCAGCCGGATGACGTCATCGAGCAGTACGTCACCACCCTCAAGAGCCACCGGGTCACGGCGCTGTTGGTCGGCCTGGGTGACCTGTTCACCGACCCACCCGAGGCGCTGCTGCGGGCCTGTCGCGAGCAGGATCTACCGCTGCTCGCGCAGCGTGCGGCAGTGCCGTTCCGGCGCATCGTCGACTGGGTGGACGGCCGGCGCGCCGCCGACCGCACCGTCGACGCCCGGGAACGTGATCTGGGGTCGATGCTGCGCTGGTTCGTGGCCGGAACACTGGGCGCCGGGCCGGTGGAACATGAGCTTGCCCTGCGCGGGCTGGCGGGCGTGCCGGTGGCGGTATGTGCCTTCCCGGCCGACCGTCACACCGACGTGCACCGCCTGGTCGACGGGTTCTCCGGAGCTGTGGCCGTGCTGGAGGACCGGATCATCGTGCTGTGTGCACACACCGCCGAGTTCAGTGCCGCGCTGGCACAGTCCGAGCTGGTGTGCGGCGTGGCGATCGCACCGGATTCACCGTCGATGGCGCAGGCGATCCCCGAAGCGCTGGAGGCGCTCAAGGAGGGCCTGCGGCACCGGCGAGTCGTTCGCATCGACGAGATGGCCACCTTGGAGGGGCTACTGGCCGCGGTACCCAAGACGCGGCTGGTGCCGTTCGTCCACCAGTTGCTGGTACCGCTGGTCGACCACGACAAGATGAACAACACGCACCTGATGACCTCGCTGCAGGCATTCCTGTCCCCCGACAACGACATCTCCACCGCCGCCGCACAGCTCTACGTCCACGTCAACACGCTGCGGAACCGGCTGGCCAAGATCACCGAACTGACCGGGGCCAGCCCGTTCGACGAATCCGAGCGCATCAACTTCCGTATCGCGCTGTGGGCGGCGCGCAACATGGGCATGCGCGACATCGCAGAACGCCCGTAGCCGTAACCGTCCCGTGCGCGTCCGGTGGCACACCGCCGGACGCGCACAGGCGGTTTCGTCAGGAGAACGACGAACGTGGGGCGCCCATACCGGGGTCGATCTTGGTCGGTCCGTCCTTGGAAGGTGTGATCGCGAAGTCGAAGATGGCTGTCGGGATGTACACCGTCGCACAGGCATTGGGAATATCGACCACGCCGGAAAGGCGTCCCTCGATGGGTGCCGCACCCAGCAACAGGTAGGCCTGCTCCGGGCTGTACCCGAACTTCGTCAGGTAGTCGATGGCATGCAGGCAGGCGCGCTGGTAGGACAGGTGCGAGTCGAGGTAGCGCTGCTCACCGTCAAGGGTCACCGACGTGCCCGAGAACGCCAGCCATTCGGAGTACTGCGGATCGGTGTTGCCGGGCATGAAGATCGCGTTCTCGGTGACTCCGTAGGTCTCCATGCCGCCGCGGATGATGTCGACGCGCAGATCGATGAAACCGCCCATCTCGATGGCTCCGCAGAAGGTGATCTCGCCGTCGCCCTGAGAGAAGTGCAGATCGCCGACCGAGAGGTTGGCGCCGTCGACGAAGACGGGGTAGAACACCCGGCTGCCCTTGGTCAGGTTCTTGATGTCCTGGTTGCCGCCGTTCTCCCGAGGCGGCGCGGTGCGGGCTGCTTCAGCGGCGGCCTTGGTGAAGGCGTCGCCGGTCAGACCACCGAGGATGGCGTCCTGGGGTTCGGGCGGAAGTGCCAGCGGCGGAACACGATCCGGATCGGTCGCGATCAGTGCCGCTTCGCGGGTGTTCCAGGTGGAGAGCAGCTTCCCCGACGGCGCGGTGCCCATCAGACCGGGGTGCACGATGCCGGTGAACTCGACTCCCGGCACGTGCCGGGAGGTGGCCTTCTGCCCGGAGAAGTCCCAGATGGCCTTGTAGGCGTCCGGGAACTGCTCGGTGAGGAACCCGCCACCGTTCTGCGTCGGGAAGATTCCGGTGTATCCCCAGCCCTGGCCGGCCAGCGGCCCGGAGTCCTCCTGCGGGATGGGGCCGACGTCGAGGATGTCGACGATCAACAGGTCGCCGGGGCGGGCGCCCTCGACGGCGATCGGCCCCGACAGCACGTGCACGGTGGTCAGTGGGGCGTTGAGGATGTCGTCTGCCGAGTCGTCGTTGACGATGGCGCCGTCGAACCACTCGCGGCAGTGCACTCGGAAGGAGTCGCCCTGCTTGACCGTGACGGCCGGAGGAATGTCGGGATGCCAGCGGTTGTGGCCGAGCTTCTCCTGGTCGACGAACTTCTTGGTGGAATCCAGCGGAAAAACGACATCAGGCATAAAGAACCTTTCAGGGCCGGGGAAGTTTTGAATGCAAGGGGTTTCGGGTCACTGGTTGACGACGACCCGGGGGCGACGGCGACCGGACCACTGCCGGGGTGTCGGCGGTGGCACGCGTCGCGTCCTGCAACGCCATGGCAGTGCCGTCGGCACGCCCGACGTACGGCGACCCCAGCGTCCGGCGCGCCACGCCCAGGCACTCAGGACAGTCCACGACGTCTGGACGTAGGTCCATAGCGTGGTTCTGTTGGATGACACCACACCCTTGTTCACACCGAAATGCATACAGAACCAAGAGCTTTCCTCCTGTTGCCTAGGCTGACGAGGCAGTGACGGTCACAGTACCGACCGGCGGAGGTGTTCGCTGTGCATCTGGACACACCTACAGGCCCGAATACTCTGCGGTGTAGCCCCGCACATCAAGCGTTCCGGGCGAAATCTGTCAGCGCTTGGCGAAAATTGTTCGGTGCCAATCCTTCTCGGGCGCACCGGTGATATCGCTCATCACATGCTTGATGGTCAGGTACTCCTCGAAGGAGTAATCGCTCATGTCCTTGCCGAAGCCCGACGCACCCACGCCGCCATGCGGCATCTCGGAAATGATCGGGATGTGGTCGTTGATCCACACACAGCCGGCACTGATCTCGCGGGAGGCACGCTGCGCGCGATAGACATCGCGGGTCCACGCCGAGGCCGCCAGCCCGTACTCGGTGTCGTTGGCCTGACGCAGTGCGTCGTCATCATCGGTGAACGACCGCACCGTCAACACCGGGCCGAACACCTCATCCCGATAGATCTCGGAGTTCTCGTCCACGTCGGCCACCAGGGTCGGCCGGTAGAAGGCCCCGGGCAGATCCGGTGCCACACCCCCGGTCACGACGCGGCCACCCTGGCCCGGCGCCCGCTGCACCATGTCGGCCACCTTCGCCCGATGTGCGGCCGAGATCAGCGGACCCAAATCGGTGTCGGGGTCTTCCGGGTCCCCGACCACCATCTTGCTCATCACCTCACCGACCCCGGCGACGAAGTCGTCATAGAGGTCCCTGGCGACAATCGCGCGGGTGGCGGCGGTGCAGTCTTGGCCGGAGTTGATCAGCGATCCGGCCACCGCACCCTGGATGGCGGCATCGAGGTCGGCGTCGTCGAACACCACGAACGGCGCCTTGCCGCCCAGCTCGAGCTGAGTGCGGTGACCGTGCACAGCCGCGGCGGCCATCACCTTGCGACCCACCGCCGTCGATCCGGTGAATGTGACCACATCGACATCGCGATGGCCGGCCAGCGCGGTACCGACATCGTGGCCGGCGCCGGTGAGGACGTTGAGCACGCCGTCCGGCAGGCCGGCCTCTTTGGCGATGCGTGCCAGTGTCAATGTGGTCAGTGGCGTCAGCTCGGCCGGCTTGATCACCACACTGCACCCGGCGGCCAGCGCGGGGATCACCTTCCACACCGCCATCTGCAACGGGTAGTTCCACGGGGTGATGGTCGCGACCACACCAACGGCTTCGCGGCGGATGCTCGAGGTGTGGTCACCCGAATACTCCGCGGTGGCCTTGCCCTCGAGACGCCTTGCCGCACCGGCGAAGAACGCGATGTTGTCGATGCTGCCGGGCACGTCGAACTCGGTGGCCAGGCGTACCGGTTTGCCGGTCTGGCTGACCTCCTCGGCGATGAAGAGTTCGGCATTGGCCTCGGCGAGTTCGGCCAGCCTGGCCAGTACCGCCGAACGCTCCGCCGGGGTGGCGGAGGCCCATCCTCTGAGTGCTGCCCGTGCGGAGGCGACGGCGGCATCCACATCTGCCGGTGTCGCCAGTGCCATTTCGGCTACCGTGGCGCCAGTGGCCGGGTTGATGACGCGATGCAGGCTGCCGCTGGTACTGACGGGCGCCCCGTCGATCCAGCTGGAAGCCAACTTCTGCGTCGCGGGGAGAGCACTTGAGGTGATGCCGGCAGTCATGGTGTCACCGTAACCGACCAGACCTGGACAGACCACCGCCCCAGATACGTATTCAATCGGCTCGACGCGGCCAGACTGAGGATATTGATGGTGTTGGTTGCCCCCGACAACTGATTCCGTGCACAATCAGGGGCATGCGTGAATCGGGCGGCCTCCGCGGACCAGGGTTTCGCGCGGGCAATCCAGATTCACCCGCGCCCTACATGCAACTCGACGAGCTGTCCAAAGCCATCATCGAGAATCTCCAGCAGGACGGTCGCCGATCCTATGCGGGAATCGGCAAGGCGGTCGGCTTGTCCGAGGCGGCGGTGCGCCAACGGGTGCAACGGCTGGTCGATGCGGGTGTGATGCAGATCGTCGCGGTCACCGATCCCATGCAGCTGGGCTTCGCCCGCCAGGCGATGATCGGCATTCGCTGCACCGGCGACACCCTCAAGGTCGCCGAGAAGCTGGCCAAGATCGAGTCCGTGGACTACGTGGTGCTGACCGCCGGCTCGTTCGATGCCATCGTCGAAGTGGTCTGCGAGGACGACGACGACTTGCTCGACCTGCTCAATACTCAAATCCGCGCCGTCGACGGGGTGATATCCACCGAAACATTGGTTTATCTGAAACTTGTTAAGCAGCAATATAATTGGGGTACGCGATGACTATAATCTCGGAAACGAATCAAGACCAGACGGGCGTTCTGTCGGCAAAGGCCGACCGCCACCTGTGGGGCCACTTCGCCCGGCACGGCGCAGGAATCACCCCGCCGATCATCACCCGCGGTGAAGGCGCGACCATCTGGGACAGCACCGGCAAGAGCTATATCGATGGGCTGAGCGGTCTTTTCGTGGTTCAGGTGGGCCACGGCCGCAAGGAACTCGCCGAGGCGGCCGCCAAGCAGGCCGAGCAGCTCGCGTTCTTCCCGCTGTGGTCCTACGCCACGCCCACGGCCATCGAGCTGGCAGAGCGCGTCGCCGGGTATGCCCCCGGCGACCTGAACCGGGTCTTCTTCACCACCGGCGGCGGCGAGGCCGTCGAGAGCGCATGGAAGCTGGCCAAGCAGTACTTCAAGCTCACCGGCAAACCCGGTAAGCACAAAGTGGTTTCGCGCGCGATCGCCTATCACGGCACACCGCAGGGCGCGCTTGCCA
Proteins encoded:
- a CDS encoding universal stress protein; translation: MHLTVGYLATPTGDDGVALAAALAKTFDAAVDVVLIVREELPDGHPGRAEYQELLLAKGEGWVAGARARLADAGVPANSTVLVGESFAESLIGFAESKASDLIVVGGAKDGFFGGHTIGPVAGALLHCSPIPVALAPRGYADDPPVAITEVTVAVPTTDRTDNPLPIALGLAGAAALPIRMMSLVTLENTGQEMSTNEMRRAQIAAAEQNLLLAARSAPEAPDIQSLVAEGSTLESALKKLKWGPGDLLVVGSSRFAAPRRVFLGSTAARILAGVDVPVIVVTKS
- a CDS encoding APC family permease, with amino-acid sequence MSGSESRSAPTELKREFSLWSAFAFAFAFISPIVAMYGIYGLSLSTAGPGFWWTFLIVGVGQFIVALAFAELVSRWPLEGSIYQWTKKLAGDVVGWFAGWVYMWALVIIMATVAYGGAGFLAQFIGINAPTAAQQSGIALGILIAGSVVNVLGRTFLKILMAGSIIAEIVASIGLGTYLLIFHRHNSFDAVLSGPDLVSGWSWAYMSGPFLAALAFTAWSILGFESASAIAEEVQDPQRNVPKAMLCAVGFIAVVIAYASLAVTLAVPDFDVITSGEVADPVYYVLESALGSAAVKPILFLFVIGFLASFLALQASGSRVIWSYARDNVLPGSKTLVRLSKAEAQPVPAILVTAVIGALVYLISSTDVYSVLVTFTAGGYYLAFLFPLVTGLVARLRGRWEPGPWNLGKFSTPVTVLAVLWAGFAFLNIVWPRYVSESWYINWAFFVAMGAILVLGAVIRRSGKGTPPTGQAPHDSSAIKEPA
- a CDS encoding SDR family NAD(P)-dependent oxidoreductase: MPVAVVTGAGSGIGAAIAALLKQRGWVVASISREPAPQTDLWLTADVSDEAAVEEAVSRIINTYSRINAAVICAGHYEETPALEIDQQSWTRMLRVHVGGFAHVCRAVLPGMRERGAGRIVGIASERAIGGGDNDAHYASAKGAALSLMRSVAAEVAGEGIVVNAVAPGPCDTPLLPADSWERADEYVQALPAGRIASTDEVAELVRALLEEDLFLCGEVLSVNSGTVI
- a CDS encoding SDR family NAD(P)-dependent oxidoreductase, which produces MTGTDTALGAAVQAHFDASGAATVGSVAGRPDTAQLKGTARTVYADPANGAEIRDAVHTAAAVMGGLDTLVVAHPLPMVQPFGEQTMADFWHHVDSTLTGSFLYAQAAAEAMREAGTGGRIVLTTSKWHVGGQNLSAVATAAGGIVALTKTLTRDFGRFRIGVNAVAVGAVDSEWSVCDAVTGGALPPVGRVGTVEQVARVIGILCQQRLGAAVGQIVNVDGGLSRNRV
- the speB gene encoding agmatinase, which translates into the protein MSTGNTVSTSNERGPIVGAVDPTVQPRYAGWTTFARLPRLQDVSHADVLVVGVPFDSAVTYRPGARFGPNAVRQGSRLIRGYNPELDIKPFEVCQYADAGDIACNPFDIAQAVDQIAGELTGLLSGGRRAVVLGGDHSVALPSLRAAHSVHGPMALVHFDAHLDTFEGMYGADITHGTPFRKAFEEGLLRDNNIHVGVRGSVYDKQDLVNDAGMGFSIITCREISKIGSDGIIERIKERVGDAPVYVSVDIDVLDPAHAPGTGTPEAGGMSSRELLEVIRGLDDVNLVGADVVEVSPAYDHAEITAVAAANVTWELLSVFGRKA
- a CDS encoding polysaccharide deacetylase family protein, with translation MTELTAAAPVQWPHGKKCAVAFTFDVDGESPLLTTDAAYADRMGTMSHQAYGPLVGVPRLLDILGEFDVPGTFFVPGYTAHRHPRPIRSIAESGHEIAHHGYLHESLVGATEDTERAILQAGLDALHEVAGVRPTGYRAPMWEMNWHTPKLLAEFGFTYDSTLMDSDHPYELAVGASDSLVELPVSWALDDWQQYCFIPDFSGTGLIETPAKAIELWRAELEAMRDVGGAWILTNHPFLSGRPGRAAALRNFIAEVKAMDDVWIASMSQIAAHVRQQQLTPRTLTRPEFSPVPVKEN